In one Rugosibacter aromaticivorans genomic region, the following are encoded:
- a CDS encoding MBL fold metallo-hydrolase RNA specificity domain-containing protein has product MKLSFYGAARGVTGSCSLVEGADKRILIDCGLYQGGRELSEENVAPFGFDATAIDFVLLTHAHLDHCGRLPLLAKRGFQGEIITTAASRELAKVVMLDSAHLQEEDARWQSRKLMRQNKDKGELPQPLYTQLDALNCLDYFGRTAQYKQPIVVAPGITATFLDAGHILGSASIHLTIEAGSEKRSMVFSGDIGNANRPILRDPTPPPASDVVVMETTYGDRLHKLLEPSIEELYQAIEETFRRGGNVIIPTFALERAQEILFYLRAGVKSGRLRHNVQVFLDSPMAISATEIFRRHPECFDAETRTLFDSGQDPFSLPGLHFIHESSESMALNAITSGAVILAGSGMATGGRVRHHLKHNLWRENSSVVFVGFAAQGTLARRIIDGAKAVTLFGEEILVRAKIYTINGFSAHADRDELLAWHRHSRAPRTFLVHGEEEVMQKFSTQLSLQSPDTHVEMPELGQTFNL; this is encoded by the coding sequence ATGAAACTTTCATTCTATGGTGCGGCGCGCGGTGTTACTGGCTCTTGCTCTCTTGTTGAAGGCGCAGATAAGCGAATACTCATTGATTGCGGTTTATATCAAGGTGGTCGTGAATTAAGCGAAGAAAATGTAGCACCCTTTGGCTTTGATGCCACGGCGATTGATTTTGTTTTACTCACCCATGCGCACCTTGATCATTGCGGCAGGCTGCCTTTGCTCGCCAAGCGCGGGTTTCAAGGTGAAATCATTACGACCGCCGCGAGCCGCGAACTGGCGAAGGTGGTGATGCTCGATTCTGCCCATCTGCAAGAAGAAGATGCGCGTTGGCAATCCCGCAAACTCATGCGCCAAAACAAAGACAAGGGAGAGTTGCCGCAGCCACTGTATACCCAGCTTGATGCACTCAATTGTCTGGATTATTTCGGCCGCACAGCGCAGTACAAGCAGCCTATTGTCGTAGCCCCTGGAATCACTGCCACCTTCCTTGATGCCGGTCACATTCTTGGTTCAGCCAGTATTCATTTGACCATTGAGGCGGGGAGTGAAAAACGCAGTATGGTTTTTTCTGGTGACATCGGCAATGCGAATCGGCCAATACTGCGTGACCCGACACCACCACCGGCAAGTGATGTAGTGGTTATGGAAACAACGTATGGTGACCGGCTGCATAAACTACTTGAGCCCTCTATCGAAGAACTTTATCAAGCCATTGAAGAGACTTTCCGCCGTGGCGGTAATGTCATTATTCCGACCTTCGCATTAGAGCGTGCGCAAGAGATCCTTTTTTATTTGCGTGCCGGTGTTAAAAGTGGCCGGTTACGGCACAACGTGCAAGTCTTTCTTGATTCGCCGATGGCGATTTCAGCCACTGAAATTTTTCGTCGTCATCCGGAATGTTTCGATGCGGAAACGAGAACACTATTTGATTCCGGGCAAGACCCTTTTTCTTTGCCAGGGCTGCACTTCATACACGAGTCCTCAGAATCCATGGCCCTTAACGCAATCACCAGCGGAGCCGTTATTCTTGCCGGCTCGGGCATGGCGACCGGCGGACGGGTGCGGCATCATTTGAAACATAATTTGTGGCGCGAAAATTCGAGTGTCGTGTTTGTTGGATTTGCCGCCCAAGGCACTTTGGCGCGGCGCATTATCGATGGCGCTAAAGCGGTCACCCTGTTTGGTGAAGAGATTTTGGTGCGGGCGAAAATTTACACCATCAATGGATTCTCCGCGCATGCCGATCGTGATGAGCTTCTGGCCTGGCATCGACATAGTCGTGCCCCGCGTACTTTTCTTGTGCATGGCGAAGAAGAGGTTATGCAAAAATTTTCCACGCAACTTTCTTTGCAAAGCCCAGATACGCATGTCGAGATGCCTGAATTAGGTCAGACTTTTAATTTGTAA
- a CDS encoding DnaJ C-terminal domain-containing protein has protein sequence MEFKDYYKIMGVERSATQDEIKRAYRRLARKYHPDVSKAADAEVRFKELGEAYEVLKDPEKRAAYDRLGANWKGGQEFRPPPDWNEGFEFSGGGFTSGDGADYSEFFEQLFGRATQNRGQSRGASFHAHGTDRHAKVLLDLEDAYHGATRTIVLHAPEVDAHGHVAVREQKLNVTIPRGVRAGQNIRLSGQGAPGVGQGKAGDLYLEIEFRPHPHYRVDQRDVMLDLPLAPWEAALGASVTVPTPNGAVELKIPAGSAPGAKLRLKGRGIPTAAAGAVAGDFYVVLQIALPPANDEAAKAVYSDMAKQFHGFNPRAKLGV, from the coding sequence ATGGAGTTTAAGGACTACTACAAAATCATGGGCGTTGAACGCAGTGCAACGCAGGATGAAATCAAGCGTGCTTACCGCCGGCTGGCACGTAAGTATCACCCTGATGTGAGTAAGGCGGCGGATGCCGAGGTGCGCTTCAAGGAATTAGGCGAGGCGTATGAAGTGTTAAAAGATCCGGAAAAGCGCGCGGCCTATGATCGTCTGGGTGCCAATTGGAAAGGCGGTCAAGAGTTTCGTCCGCCACCGGACTGGAATGAGGGGTTCGAATTCTCTGGCGGTGGGTTCACGAGCGGTGATGGCGCGGATTACAGCGAATTTTTTGAGCAGCTTTTTGGCCGTGCCACGCAAAACCGGGGTCAATCCCGGGGTGCGTCGTTTCACGCGCATGGCACTGATCGCCATGCCAAGGTGCTGCTTGATCTGGAAGACGCTTATCACGGCGCTACCCGCACGATTGTCTTGCATGCGCCAGAAGTCGATGCTCATGGCCATGTAGCCGTCCGTGAGCAAAAGCTGAATGTGACCATTCCGCGTGGTGTACGTGCGGGACAAAACATACGGCTGAGCGGACAGGGTGCGCCGGGTGTCGGCCAGGGCAAAGCGGGGGATCTGTACCTGGAAATCGAATTTCGACCGCATCCGCACTATCGAGTGGATCAGCGCGATGTCATGCTTGATTTGCCATTGGCTCCCTGGGAAGCGGCCTTGGGTGCTAGCGTTACTGTGCCTACGCCAAATGGCGCAGTTGAGCTAAAAATTCCGGCGGGATCTGCCCCCGGCGCTAAATTGCGGCTAAAAGGCCGCGGTATTCCCACTGCAGCGGCGGGCGCCGTGGCAGGCGACTTTTATGTGGTGTTGCAGATTGCCCTGCCCCCGGCGAATGATGAGGCTGCCAAGGCGGTTTATAGTGACATGGCAAAACAGTTCCATGGATTTAATCCGCGCGCGAAATTAGGGGTGTGA
- a CDS encoding chaperone modulator CbpM: MSDQTMQPLLEGVILEELTQLTLADVCRACTTHAESIIELVDEGILTPLGDVPQRWVFTGLHLRRARVALRLQSDLGVNRAGAALAVQLLEEIDALRTRLRTMDVV; this comes from the coding sequence ATGAGCGACCAAACCATGCAACCACTACTTGAAGGCGTCATTCTTGAAGAGCTGACGCAACTGACCTTGGCCGATGTTTGTCGCGCCTGTACAACGCATGCTGAAAGCATTATCGAGCTGGTAGATGAGGGCATTCTCACCCCGCTCGGTGATGTGCCGCAACGTTGGGTCTTTACCGGCCTGCATCTGCGACGTGCGCGCGTGGCTCTGCGCCTGCAAAGCGATCTTGGCGTTAATCGTGCCGGGGCGGCGTTGGCTGTGCAACTACTCGAAGAAATAGATGCGCTGCGCACTAGATTGCGTACCATGGATGTCGTGTGA
- a CDS encoding DUF6781 family protein, whose translation MATQNKDEQNDVLESRVRQAVAQGADVQAAVRQLTLDAMSSHTLSLESISRIMHAVVQGTREGVQEELDKTTTQVRAAQIRMKEAVSGLDTALAQFAAATKLAVEEAAGRAQKFSSQDMARTRADLESLESLFLETMKTSATATRGVASDMLADMVSHAQRTGTAVGEQIKATLETFTQQMTAVSKTQIEAGMQLAQTTADVMRKVAAGMLSGLADRVKPSTPSPSAPSSKASRSKGD comes from the coding sequence ATGGCCACGCAGAATAAAGATGAACAAAACGACGTACTGGAAAGCCGCGTACGGCAAGCTGTCGCGCAAGGCGCGGACGTGCAGGCGGCCGTGCGCCAGCTTACCCTCGATGCGATGAGCAGCCATACGCTGAGTCTCGAATCCATCAGCCGTATCATGCATGCCGTGGTGCAAGGCACGCGCGAAGGCGTGCAGGAGGAATTGGATAAAACGACAACCCAGGTACGAGCGGCGCAAATCCGTATGAAAGAAGCGGTTTCCGGACTCGATACGGCGCTGGCGCAATTTGCCGCTGCGACGAAATTGGCGGTAGAAGAAGCAGCAGGCCGGGCGCAGAAGTTTTCCAGCCAGGATATGGCGCGCACCCGTGCCGATCTGGAAAGTCTGGAATCGCTGTTTCTGGAAACCATGAAAACATCAGCCACGGCGACCCGGGGTGTGGCTTCTGACATGTTGGCAGATATGGTAAGCCACGCCCAACGCACAGGGACAGCCGTTGGTGAGCAGATCAAAGCCACGCTGGAAACTTTTACGCAACAAATGACCGCTGTCAGCAAAACGCAGATCGAGGCGGGGATGCAGCTGGCACAAACAACCGCTGATGTGATGCGCAAGGTTGCCGCTGGCATGTTGTCTGGCTTGGCGGATCGTGTCAAGCCAAGCACGCCCTCACCGAGCGCGCCCTCATCTAAAGCTTCACGCAGCAAGGGCGACTGA